A single window of Anopheles moucheti chromosome 2, idAnoMoucSN_F20_07, whole genome shotgun sequence DNA harbors:
- the LOC128297612 gene encoding cysteine--tRNA ligase, mitochondrial, translated as MFLRLFRKYSTAQLAQDLRLYDGRLKEKVPLRINHSKPYISFYTCGPTVYDSAHIGHASCYVRLDILQRILRHHFQLPLVTAMNITDIDDKIIVRAQEQQVNWQQLARQYEDEFWGDLKKLNVRLPDVKIRVTDHIPAIIRFVQTLIEKGFAYTTADGSVYFETSKYERYGKLQKVVIEPANETNKGNKRHPSDFALWKASKAGEPYWEASGFGDGRPGWHIECSTLASHLFGNKLDFHAGGLDLRFPHHENEETQSCCYHNVPDWVTHWLHTGQLHHEGQTHKMSKSLKNTVSINELLKDYSANEFRMLCLLSHYRSVIEYGPEAMVTARNVLRKFESFFSDTKAYVDGLKPATYDATSTDSLLEKLSETRSSVVQFLNNDFNTSNPVLALGELASSVQRLINSPQQSASHSSLIGASNVGAILAVTEYIRHELLSYGLESIGKQSTQHSQTSSETEQSFEKLIETIVSTRNEIRQQAVATKDAQLFKVCDLLRDRLSVANVELKDHGKTSSWNFRERSTK; from the coding sequence ATGTTTCTACGGTTGTTTCGAAAGTACTCTACCGCCCAGCTCGCGCAAGATCTCCGTCTGTACGATGGACGGCTTAAGGAAAAGGTCCCTTTACGAATTAACCACAGCAAACCGTACATTTCTTTCTACACCTGCGGACCTACGGTATACGATTCAGCACACATTGGGCACGCCAGCTGCTATGTACGGCTGGACATTTTGCAACGCATTTTACGCCATCATTTCCAGCTCCCGTTGGTCACTGCGATGAACATCACGGATATCGATGATAAAATCATTGTGCGAGCGCAGGAACAACAAGTCAACTGGCAGCAGCTGGCCCGCCAGTATGAGGATGAGTTTTGGGGAGATTTAAAAAAGCTAAACGTCCGATTGCCCGATGTGAAGATACGTGTTACCGATCATATTCCTGCAATTATTCGCTTTGTGCAAACGCTTATCGAGAAAGGGTTTGCCTACACCACAGCGGATGGATCGGTTTACTTTGAAACCAGCAAATACGAACGATACGGTAAGCTGCAGAAAGTCGTCATCGAACcggcaaatgaaacaaacaaaggtaACAAAAGGCATCCGTCCGATTTTGCCCTCTGGAAGGCATCAAAAGCTGGCGAACCTTACTGGGAGGCTTCTGGTTTCGGTGACGGTCGACCCGGTTGGCACATCGAATGCTCTACGCTGGCCAGCCATCTGTTTGGCAATAAGCTCGACTTTCATGCCGGTGGGCTTGATCTGCGTTTTCCACACCATGAAAATGAGGAAACACAAAGCTGCTGTTATCACAACGTACCGGACTGGGTGACGCACTGGCTACACACTGGTCAGCTACATCACGAAGGACAAACGCACAAAATGTCCAAATCACTGAAAAACACGGTCAGCATTAACGAGCTACTAAAAGACTACAGCGCAAACGAGTTCCGTATGCTCTGCCTGTTGTCACACTATCGAAGCGTAATCGAATACGGCCCAGAAGCAATGGTTACTGCGCGCAATGTGTTACGCAAATTCGAAAGTTTCTTCAGTGACACCAAGGCTTACGTTGATGGTCTTAAACCGGCAACGTACGATGCAACTAGCACGGATAGCTTGCTCGAAAAGCTTTCGGAAACACGATCATCTGTGGTGCAGTTTTTAAACAATGATTTCAATACGTCAAACCCAGTGTTGGCGCTAGGGGAACTTGCTTCAAGCGTGCAAAGGTTAATCAACAGTCCACAACAAAGTGCATCCCACTCGTCGTTAATAGGTGCTTCCAACGTGGGAGCTATTCTTGCCGTGACGGAATACATTCGTCATGAATTGCTTTCTTACGGGTTGGAATCCATCGGCAAACAATCCACCCAGCACAGTCAAACCTCTAGCGAGACAGAACAATCGTTTGAAAAGCTAATCGAAACGATTGTGAGCACCAGAAACGAAATCCGGCAGCAAGCAGTGGCAACCAAAGATGCTCAGCTATTCAAAGTGTGTGATTTGCTACGCGATCGCTTGTCGGTGGCGAATGTCGAGTTGAAAGATCACGGTAAAACCTCATCGTGGAATTTCCGAGAAAGgagtacaaaataa
- the LOC128297611 gene encoding proteasome-associated protein ECM29 homolog, whose amino-acid sequence MAGNPTEELELLERVLLRLGFADTDEQLQSTVTKFLTPVLIKITSPNENVRKKVMEILTHINKRLKSRNQIQIPLAPLLAQYQQADSLFLINFAIIYITMGFPRMTVEEQTEFAPVLLNCLEGKPETHQDKILMLVLPLLGEIKIPEDPEKRSELLGLSNKPHTKQQLLSILMDVLLLPYGTLPDSDVPPGMSVYSFKRVTSKSPKAEELEQLKKGIVRFLCGGIFSDQEILAHLVVGSADTRFSVATPAIGELNKICSSLDWTDPKLSGPLYTLFSGNGSKLPDRKSSGVSARVRQKLLQHLLKCRGKGIIIANGIQVFFESLFGDNTNQKCKVLALQFAYNLINNGQTDLINKLSKVLLTGIAKLIGTTSEETNEVQNAAYSAMAQLAIVCPTTVNEDIQLVGEYFNHLQQAPVELHSSIREALVALAQAFDWRKQINSTAASGATLMETEDGEDKPGTSKRKLVPSMARFVPNANQQLLLALLGEKAESKLTIVQNVTSVYLTTCFPDYYVPSRYLLLIICGESSQLREMMTAYLYGASKKDHINYGAILSVSDYDRLKQMEPSDTKHIVLPSFRDMVEYVASKSERKVATVVDRMGYGKVKLPYAFDTYIEILEYLRICLLCNAGVTSHPSDDETFFKLTAFLRKLIAEGHRDTIVKYNDLVRRLVIARKGISELTCLYDLVNGIPDALVEENRDLLLTLEGSLKETSEPTRMLIAMVYGVLVAYVSDEAEFDRQVRELQTLGSKSLETRHGSILAAAHAVHRKLLLKKKETSSAPVEGWDILKELIGLLVSLLRDQQALLQSVAIRSLSLIGSITALPLPEVEGMETDDGRENTDKKPVRTKASLMETLLTLLQSGHTKAKIREDAAHCLGYLAVGDPKYYARNLLERFLGMLKMTKDPALHIAMGQALAYTLQGLPKGNQNKDVDQKVGNVDDEMLTWFLIELVKQVNETHAYLKQACAVWLLAIVKNCSHRNPVREKRQILQLALTDLLSEDNEFVQDVASRAMGIIFTLAGNADQEEMSNLLLDQLVGGRRQVQKVVEDTKLFEEGVLGKTPMGGNLSTYKELCALASDLNKPEMIYQFMQIANHNATWNSKLGAAFGLQSISKTTKLKMEPYLGKIVPRLFRYKYDPTPKIQNSMISIWDSVVTDTKATVELFYWDILEDVTKNLTSYEWRTRIACCLAVRDLIKRAAGLKLRSDAVGRNKSEEMPSTSMDVDDRPSVPEPELRYLWSQLFRVMDDQHEGTRLAAEGTANALSKVCVVAASCDHNKSAMNVASSIIPLLLETGVTHTVPEIRKLSIRTLSELIDSAGALILPHLTSLVPCLLQATGELDSVKLAYLSTMVSGQAGGGTQETIDSLRAEAVKQHYTMETLTKCIRHIDYGTLERMSPAVLDLVKSSVNLGTKVACAHFICLVSIHLGQEMQPLTSKYLGACFSGLTDRNATVRRYYASAIGHLIGTAKEQSIERLFGKLEELYFEQQTARSKAVPLTIQSINKRHQEVLKDYSANVLPLVFFAMHEEITDDSRSTVELWQELWHDINTGDAGLRMNLEAIVTILETNLNNPSWLLKAQAGAATNTLASKLSATLEDSVRCRLIELILNNVSGRTFQGKERLLQGLASLCKKLDQKTTNHAERIVDAVMKECRKEEPIYRTHALRSLGNILDELKVDRFEEVYNMVWHLLDKQQQQQQDSDGPGESTSGVEFVPLEERNKQILISVQLKETVCETLGKAWPEYSIETQRRYQRMFVEKCVQCLKLNTRPVQLCLLQALGRFLERLHLLRSKMDDAVEGEQDGVVGGTSSQSGANREKKAKVEMEGMDGNVLETICRIVLSAIVDVSAIPHTGLKKEALNVMLILTKKLKAKDSGTVDMELGLVRQTFAQILQQLQKDSAPEIKCRLKDLEDKLK is encoded by the exons ATGGCAGGCAATCCGACTGAAGAACTGG AACTGTTGGAGCGTGTTTTGCTGCGATTGGGGTTCGCTGATACGGATGAGCAATTGCAGAGTACTGTGACGAAATTTCTCACACCAGTGTTGATAAAGATTACGTCTCCGAATGAAAATGTCCGAAAGAAG GTGATGGAAATTCTAACGCACATCAACAAGCGGTTGAAATCTCGGAATCAAATTCAAATTCCGCTAGCTCCGTTGCTGGCTCAATATCAACAAGCCGATTCACTGTTTTTGATT AATTTCGCCATCATCTACATAACGATGGGATTCCCGAGAATGACGGTGGAAGAACAAACAGAATTCGCGCCTGTGCTGTTGAACTGCTTAGAAGGCAAGCCGGAAACACATCAGGACAA AATTCTGATGCTGGTCCTTCCACTGTTGGGGGAGATTAAGATACCGGAGGATCCGGAGAAACGTTCGGAACTTCTCGGGCTGTCAAATAAGCCGCACACAAAACAGCAGCTTCTATCCATTCTAATGGACGTGCTGCTGCTACCGTACGGAACGCTTCCCGACAGTGACGTCCCGCCCGGCATGAGCGTATACTCTTTCAAACGTGTTACTTCAAAATCGCCCAAAGCGGAAGAGTTGGAACAGTTGAAAAAGGGTATCGTCCGGTTCCTTTGTGGGGGCATTTTTTCGGATCAGGAAATATTGGCCCATCTCGTCGTTGGATCGGCCGATACGCGATTCTCCGTAGCGACGCCAGCTATTGGGGAGttgaataagatctgcagTTCGCTCGATTGGACCGATCCTAAGCTTTCCGGACCGCTGTACACACTATTTTCTGGGAACGGTTCTAAGCTGCCGGACCGCAAGTCAAGCGGTGTGAGTGCGAGAGTGCGCCAAAAGTTGCTGCAACATTTGCTAAAGTGCCGTGGAAAAGGAATCATCATTGCCAACGGGATACAAGTGTTCTTCGAGTCACTGTTTGGGGACAATACGAACCAAAAGTGTAAAGTGTTGGCGCTCCAGTTCGCTTACAATCTAATTAACAA TGGTCAGACGGATCTTATAAACAAGCTTTCGAAAGTGTTACTGACTGGAATCGCCAAATTGATCGGCACAACGTCGGAGGAAACGAATGAGGTGCAGAATGCGGCATACAGTGCGATGGCACAGTTGGCTATCGTGTGTCCCACCACCGTGAACGAGGACATTCAGCTGGTTGGCGAGTACTTTAACCATCTGCAGCAAGCTCCGGTGGAGTTGCATTCTTCCATTCGTGAAGCATTGGTTGCACTGGCGCAAGCATTCGACTGGAGAAAGCAAATCAATTCCACTGCCGCTTCGGGAGCGACATTAATGGAGACTGAGGACGGTGAAGATAAGCCGGGCACATCGAAAAGAAAGCTAGTGCCATCGATGGCACGTTTCGTACCCAACGCCAATCAACAGTTGTTGTTAGCACTGCTCGGCGAAAAGGCAGAATCAAAGCTGACGATTGTACAAAATGTGACGTCGGTGTACTTAACAACCTGCTTTCCCGATTATTACGTGCCTTCGCGCTACTTGCTGCTGATCATATGTGGCGAAAGTTCGCAGCTGCGCGAAATGATGACGGCCTATCTGTACGGTGCGTCGAAGAAAGATCACATCAACTACGGTGCCATTCTGTCGGTGAGTGATTACGACCGTTTGAAGCAAATGgaaccatccgatacgaaacaCATCGTGCTGCCGTCGTTCCGCGACATGGTGGAGTATGTGGCATCGAAATCGGAGCGAAAAGTAGCAACAGTAGTCGATCGGATGGGGTACGGTAAGGTGAAGTTGCCGTACGCGTTCGATACGTACATAGAGATATTGGAATATTTGCGCATATGTTTGCTGTGCAACGCGGGTGTCACTTCGCATCCGAGCGATGATGAAACGTTCTTTAAGTTGACTGCTTTTCTGCGGAAGCTGATTGCCGAGGGACACCGTGACACGATCGTGAAGTATAACGATCTCGTACGTCGGCTAGTGATCGCTCGCAAGGGTATCAGCGAGCTGACGTGCCTGTACGACCTGGTGAACGGCATCCCGGACGCACTGGTGGAAGAAAACCGCGATCTTCTGCTGACGCTGGAGGGATCGCTGAAGGAAACTTCCGAGCCGACGCGTATGCTTATTGCCATGGTTTACGGTGTGTTGGTCGCGTACGTTAGCGATGAAGCAGAATTCGATCGACAGGTACGGGAGCTACAAACGCTTGGTAGCAAATCGCTCGAAACACGACACGGTTCGATACTGGCCGCTGCCCATGCCGTTCATCGGAAATTGTTGctgaagaaaaaggaaaccagtAGTGCGCCTGTTGAAGGGTGGGATATTTTGAAGGAATTAATTGGACTGCTCGTTTCTCTGCTACGTGATCAGCAAGCGTTGTTGCAATCGGTCGCGATTCGAAGTTTATCGCTGATTGGTTCGATTACCGCACTACCGCTCCCGGAAGTCGAAGGCATGGAGACGGACGATGGTAGAGAGAATACCGACAAAAAACCGGTTAGGACGAAAGCATCGCTGATGGAAACACTCTTAACGCTGCTGCAGAGTGGACATACGAAGGCTAAAATTCGCGAAGACGCTGCTCACTGTCTCGGATATCTTGCGGTGGGTGACCCAAAGTATTACGCCCGTAATCTGTTGGAGCGCTTCTTGGGTATGCTGAAAATGACCAAAGATCCAGCACTGCACATTGCGATGGGACAGGCGCTCGCCTATACACTGCAGGGTCTTCCGAAGGGCAACCAAAACAAGGACGTAGACCAAAAGGTTGGAAACGTGGACGATGAAATGCTGACCTGGTTCCTGATCGAGCTGGTGAAGCAGGTGAACGAAACGCACGCGTACTTAAAACAGGCCTGTGCCGTCTGGTTGCTGGCCATCGTGAAAAACTGCAGCCACCGAAATCCGGTGCGCGAGAAGCGGCAAATTTTGCAACTCGCCCTCACGGATCTGCTTTCGGAAGATAATG AATTCGTGCAAGATGTGGCATCACGTGCAATGGGCATTATATTTACACTTGCCGGTAATGCGGACCAAGAGGAGATGTCGAATCTGTTGCTCGATCAGCTTGTAGGTGGCCGTCGGCAGGTACAGAAAGTTGTCGAGGATACGAAACTTTTCGAGGAAGGTGTTCTGGGCAAGACTCCAATGGG TGGCAATCTTTCAACGTACAAGGAGCTATGCGCATTAGCATCCGATCTCAACAAACCGGAAATGATTTACCAGTTCATGCAAATAGCTAACCACAATGCTACATGGAACAGCAAGCTGGGCGCAGCGTTCGGCTTGCAGTCAATTTCGAAGACTACCAAGCTGAAGATGGAACCATATCTGGGGAAGATTGTTCCACGCCTGTTTCGTTACAAGTACGATCCGACACCGAAGATCCAAAACTCGATGATAAGCATTTGGGACTCGGTAGTGACCGATACGAAAGCTACGGTCGAGCTGTTCTACTGGGACATTCTGGAGGATGTGACAAAGAATCTTACCTCGTACGAATGGCGTACACGCATCGCGTGCTGTCTTGCCGTGCGGGATTTAATAAAACGGGCCGCCGGATTAAAGCTGCGCTCCGATGCGGTGGGCAGGAACAAAAGTGAGGAAATGCCTTCCACCAGCATGGACGTTGATGATCGACCAAGCGTACCGGAGCCCGAATTGCGCTACTTGTGGAGCCAACTGTTCCGCGTAATGGACGATCAGCACGAAGGTACACGTTTGGCCGCGGAAGGCACGGCCAACGCGTTGAGCAAGGTGTGTGTGGTGGCGGCATCGTGTGATCATAACAAATCGGCCATGAATGTGGCGAGTTCGATCATTCCATTGCTGTTGGAAACGGGCGTTACACATACGGTCCCCGAGATACGAAAGCTTAGCATACGGACGCTGTCCGAACTGATCGATTCGGCCGGTGCGCTTATATTGCCCCATTTGACGAGTCTGGTGCCATGCTTACTGCAAGCCACGGGCGAACTGGATTCGGTAAAGCTTGCCTATCTGTCGACGATGGTGTCTGGGCAGGCGGGTGGAGGTACACAGGAAACGATCGATTCACTGCGGGCCGAAGCGGTAAAGCAACATTACACGATGGAAACGCTAACGAAATGCATCCGGCACATTGATTACGGTACGCTGGAACGCATGAGTCCGGCTGTGCTGGATCTGGTAAAGTCGAGCGTCAATCTCGGCACCAAGGTGGCCTGTGCGCACTTCATTTGTCTGGTTAGCATACACCTCGGGCAGGAGATGCAACCGCTGACGAGCAAATATTTGGGTGCTTGCTTCAGCGGATTAACCGACCGCAATGCGACCGTTCGGCGCTACTATGCGTCTGCTATCGGGCATCTGATCGGGACGGCTAAAGAGCAATCGATCGAACGATTGTTCGGTAAGCTTGAGGAGCTATATTTCGAGCAACAAACAGCCCGTTCGAAGGCGGTCCCGCTAACGATACAATCGATCAATAAGCGGCACCAGGAGGTGCTGAAGGATTATAGTGCGAATGTGCTGCCGTTAGTGTTCTTCGCGATGCACGAAGAGATTACGGATGATTCACGATCAACGGTGGAGTTGTGGCAAGAGCTGTGGCATGATATCAACACCGGCGATGCTGGTTTGCGCATGAATTTAGAAGCGATCGTAACGATACTTGAAACGAACCTCAACAATCCTTCCTGGCTCCTGAAAGCGCAAGCCGGAGCAGCGACGAATACGCTCGCATCGAAGCTTAGCGCAACTTTGGAAGATTCGGTGCGGTGTCGTTTGATCGAACTGATACTGAACAATGTGAGCGGACGGACGTTTCAGGGTAAAGAGCGACTGCTGCAAGGATTGGCCAGCTTGTGCAAGAAGCTTGACCAAAAAACGACAAACCACGCGGAACGGATAGTGGACGCGGTCATGAAGGAATGCCGCAAGGAAGAACCGATCTACCGTACCCATGCGCTGCGTTCCCTTGGCAATATTCTGGACGAACTGAAGGTGGATCGTTTCGAGGAAGTGTACAATATGGTATGGCATTTGCTCGataaacaacagcagcagcaacaggacTCGGATGGTCCGGGAGAAAGCACATCGGGCGTAGAGTTTGTACCGCTAGAGGAACGCAACAAGCAGATTCTGATTTCCGTACAGCTGAAGGAGACGGTTTGCGAAACGCTCGGCAAAGCTTGGCCCGAGTATTCGATCGAAACGCAACGGCGCTATCAGCGGATGTTTGTCGAAAAGTGTGTCCAGTGTTTGAAGCTCAACACACGCCCAGTGCAGCTGTGTTTGCTTCAGGCACTTGGTCGGTTTCTGGAACGTTTGCATCTGCTTCGCAGCAAGATGGACGATGCTGTTGAAGGAGAACAGGACGGCGTCGTAGGAGGGACTAGTTCACAATCGGGAGCGAACCGGGAGAAGAAGGCAAAGGTCGAAATGGAAGGAATGGATGGAAACGTCTTGGAGACTATTTGTCGTATCGTTCTCTCAGCGATCGTTGATGTGTCGG CGATTCCCCACACCGGTCTCAAAAAGGAAGCGTTGAATGTGATGCTTATATTGACGAAAAAGTTAAAGGCGAAGGATTCCGGCACCGTCGATATGGAGCTGGGTTTGGTGCGCCAAACGTTCGCGCAAATACTTCAACAACTGCAGAAGGATAGCGCACCGGAAATTAAATGCCGACTGAAGGATTTGGAAGATAAACTAAAGTAG
- the LOC128298260 gene encoding cytochrome c oxidase assembly factor 5 — MMRYEGTEELADKSACAGVRADLKMCLLQSDCCKKKKTPRECLNRTDGSVPDECFVLRNTFFECKRSILDNRQRFRGRKGY; from the exons ATGATGCGCTACGAGGGAACCGAAGAGCTCGCGGATAAATCCGCGTGTGCAGGTGTTCGAGCAGACCTCAAAATGTGTCTTTTGCAGAGTGATTGCTGCAAGAAG AAGAAAACACCAAGAGAATGCTTGAACCGGACGGATGGTTCCGTACCGGATGAGTGCTTTGTGCTGAGGAATACATTTTTTGAATGCAAACGATCAATA CTCGATAATCGACAACGGTTTCGCGGCAGGAAAGGCTACTAA